Sequence from the Sphingomonas suaedae genome:
CCTGATCACCAAGGGTAAGGGAGAATGGACCTATGGGATGATCGAGGTTCGGGCGAAGCTGCCCTGCGGCAAGGGCAGCTGGCCTGCAATCTGGATGCTGGGGGCGACCGCGAACTGGCCCGATGGGGGCGAGATTGACATCATGGAGCATGTCGGCAAGACGCCGGGAGACATATTCGGGACGATCCACAACCGCGCGACCGCAGGCACCTATGGCGACGGTGGCAGGATCCGAGTCGACGACGCCTGTTCCGCCTTTCACGACTATCAGATCGTCTGGACCCCCGACGCGATCAGCTTCGCGGTCGATGGCAAGCCCTATCACCGCTATCGCAACGCGGGCACCGGGGCGTCGCAATGGCCGTTCGACAAGCCGCAATATCTGCTGCTCAACCTCGCCATCGGCGGCGCGATGGGCGGGGAGGTCGATGATGCGATCTTCCCGATCCGGTTCGAGATCGATCATGTCCGCGTCTATCAACGCAAGTGACGGAACGCCGCGCTTGTCCACAGGCTTAACCATGAAGTGCCGCAATTGATTAACCCGAATGACCGGACTGTCCCCCGCGCGACGTTAGGGCGAGGGCAATCGGGTGCGGTTCTATCAGGCGACACGGTTCCTGTTTCCCGGCAGCCTGAGACTGCGGATGCTCGCGCTATGTTCCGTTGGGACCCATATCCCACTACTCGCCCTTGCCGGATGGCAGCTCGCGACCGGGCGGGCGGACTGGCCGAGCCTCGGCCTGGTGATCGGCGCGACCCTGGTCGGCACGCTGTTCACGCTTCTATGTATCGATGCGCTGCTGGCGCCGGTCCGTATCGCCACACGGGCGGTCGCGGCGCTCGAACGCGAACAGACTGCCGCGCTGACGGCGGTGCGCGACGGTGATCTGCTGGCCGAGCTGGTGGTCGGGGTGAACCGCGCGACCGAGGC
This genomic interval carries:
- a CDS encoding glycoside hydrolase family 16 protein — translated: MPSNRRKWSLLVAAALMLGGQSEPTEPVYALVWSDEFDRDGLPDPAKWSWDTHANKTGWYNDELQYYAADRPENARVENGRLIITARRETLSDRPDHGGQRYTSARLITKGKGEWTYGMIEVRAKLPCGKGSWPAIWMLGATANWPDGGEIDIMEHVGKTPGDIFGTIHNRATAGTYGDGGRIRVDDACSAFHDYQIVWTPDAISFAVDGKPYHRYRNAGTGASQWPFDKPQYLLLNLAIGGAMGGEVDDAIFPIRFEIDHVRVYQRK